Part of the Brevibacillus brevis genome is shown below.
GACGGCAGCGTTTGGAGGCGGAGAGGCGGGGACGATTTTCGTATTCCCGGGAGTCGTCACCACAGCCAGATTGCGCTCGGCGACCCAATCGATTTGGGCGTGAAAGGCTTCTCCGATAAAGCGGAGTGGCACCATCGTGCGGTTGTTCCTGATCACCGCGGGAGTATCGAAGGCGACCATCTCGCCGTTCAACTGTGCACGGTTTTGCCCGATCTGGAAACGGATGCTTTGCCCCTTTTTCGCAAGTGTCACTTCATTTGACTGCCCGTACCACTGAACACCGAGACCCAGCTCTTCCGCTACGAAGCGTACGGGGACCATCGTCCGGTCTGTCTGGGGATCGAGATAGGGCGGTTCATCGGGGAAGGACACGTATTGCCCGTTCACGGCTACGTCGATCGGTGATGCGGCAAGTGCCGGCGAGGAGGCTGCGGTGCCAAGCAACAGGAGCAGGGGTAAGGCTGCCAGCCGATTTCTTTTCATGTGGGTATGACCTCGTATCTTCCGTTATGCGTAAATGCCTTCCCGGCGCCAGATGCACCGAATGGCTATTCTATTTTACAATACCTGGCTTCTGAATTCCCTGATCAAATGGTTGCAGTTTCAGCCGTTTTTGCACACAAGGGGATAAGTTGAATCCGGATCGGGTGCCGATTTGCAGGACTCTGTTCCGAACGTAAAGATTATCATATGTATGAACTTGACATCATATCGATGTAAAGGCTTGAAGGACTGAATCAGTGATGAGGGAGAGGAAGTGTGTTCATGAAACTGAATCATCTCAATCTCACGGTAACTGACGTGAACGCGGCACGCGAGTTTTTGGAAAAGTATTTTGAGCTGCAAACCAGGCATACGCGGGGAAATTCATTCGCTGTGCTCTCCGACAAAGATGGACTCGTGCTGACCTTGATGAAAGGGACGGAAGCAGAATATCCCAAGACTTTTCACATTGGTTTTATTCAGGAAAGTGAAGAGCAAGTAAACGCGATCAATCGACGAATGAAGGAAGATGGTTTCGATGTGGGGGAGCCGCAAAGAGCACATGGATGGACTTTCTACGTGAAAGCCCCTGGCGGATTTACGGTTGAGGTCCTTTGCTGAATCGGGCAGAAAGGACCTGAGCAATGGAAATGCAAAGGGACAGACTAAAGAAGCAGCGGCAGTCCCGGGGTGGATTTTTCGCCCCCGGAACTGCCGCTGCCTTTTGGATACCCGGCGAGACCTGTACCCTTTAGCTGTAAAAGGCATGGCGTAGCCAGGTGTTCCAGGAAGCAGTCTGTCTTTTTGCACATGCATTTACGTTGCTGCGATTTCCTTCCCGCCGCCAAAAGAGCGGTGAGTGATGTCCTCCAACCCCCCGAGCACAATCTTCCCTTTAAACATGACCGCGGGACGGCGGGATCGTCTGGCTACCGCTTCAGCCGAGCAGCTGGCCTCTGCAAAGACGATGCTCGCCTCATCGCCTACCTTCGGCCATGCGCGGTTGCCTTCCTTGTCCAGCGTCGTTTTTCCACCCGTGATGAAAAACAGGGACTGCACGAGAGAGCGCTCATCCACCCAGCGATACCGCTCGACCAGACGGTTCAGCTTTTCCAGCATGTCGCCAGTGCCGTATGGCGACCAGGAGTCGTAGAACCCGTCGTAGCCCAAAGCGACCCTGACTCCTTTTTCATGCAGGATCGGCACGGGAGGCATCGGTCGATTGATGGGGACCGTGGTCATGATTTGCACGCCGTTTCGCGCGAGACGCTCCGCCATCTCCGCGCTCTCTTCGGGGGCCACGTCTCCCAAAGCGAAGGCATGGCTGATCGCCATCCGGTTTTTCCAGCCCGCTTCCTCGGTCAGGTCGAGGATCCGCTTGATCGTATAAAAGCCGAGCGTTCCCGGGTCGTGCAGATGGATGTCGACGTCCGCATCGGCTTCGATCGCGATGTCCATCATTTCGCGCAGGGACCCTTCCAGTTCATTGTCGATTCCAGCAGGGTCCAGACCGCCCACGAGGGTCGCGCCTTCGCGCATGGCCTGTCTCATCAGCTGGCTCGCTTTCGTCCGAAGCAGTCCTTGCTGGGGAAAGGCCACGATCTCGTAGGTAAGCTTGTCACTGTAAGACTCGAGGGCTTCGCGTACGCCTTCGAGGTTTTTCAGGCCAACGAACGGGTCGATGTTCACGTGTGTCCGCACATGGGTGGCACCGCCTGCGAGCAGCCAGGAGAGCATGGCCTGTGCCCGCTGTTTTGTCGTGCCCGTCAACAAGGGCATTTCTCTCTCCTCGAATTGCAGCCGATCGATCAGCTTTTTCGGCGGCAGACATGATTTCCACGCTGCCCCAGCGTACGTCTTGTCCAGGTGGTTGTGCATTTCTGCAAACGATGGCAGCGCAAGCAGGCCGTTTGCATTCTGGATGGGGAGGGGAGTAGACGGCGGATTGGCTGCCGACTCGATACGGACGATACGGCCATCTTCAATGAGCAGATGGGCCAGCTCCGTGACCGTATGATCGACTCCATCCGGTCCCGTCTCGAATCCGGCGTCCAGGCGTACATTGGTGAGCCAAAAAGCATTCGTCATTAAACATCAATCCCTTCGCGTTGAAAATCAGGAAAACGAGTGAAATGGGTCAGAAGCCATGCTGCTTTTAAAATTGTAGAGAATATTTCGAACATAAAGTTGCACGTTCTTTACTTGTTTTTGCATCATCTTTACGTGTTCGGGGGAAAGGCGTCTCCTTCTTGGGATATGCCATTCGCTTGCCAACACGATGGTGTTATGAGAAAACAAAGTAGTAGACTGACGCGATAAACGAAACAGCAGCAGCCATGGACGAGAAAATAAAGTCCTAGACTGCTGCTGTTTTATTGAACAAACATTCCCAGCTGAACCGTAAAGTTCAAAGTGGTTACGTTTTTTGGCCGATTGACTTTTTTATCGCATTCTATTTCAGGGAGACAAGATAATCGGCAAGTTTATCGAAAGTAGCCTCAAGATCTTGTTGAAGCTTTGGAGCCATACCTTTGTAGGTATCTTGTTCCTCAGCTGAAGCGTTCACAGGGCAACCTTTCAATTTTAAAACAGTTTTACCTTCGTCATCTTCTAGCGTTATGATATTCATAATTTCAAGAGGCCAGCTCACGCTAAAAGGCGCTCGGATCGTATTGCCTTGCTCATCAGAAAAGGATCGGATATAAGCCACTTTCTCAGGTTCGACAACCTCTTGGTATGCAAATTTTCCCCACATCACCTGATTTCCGTCAGGAGACGTCTGGATACCTAAAAACTCGCCACCTGATCGAGCGTCCATTTTAACGATTTCGAGGGTGACCCCCTTTGGCCCCCACCATTTCGCGAAATGCCCGAGCTCTGTCCATGCTTTAAATACGAGTTCGCGAGGGGCATCGAATACACGCGTAATTGCAATTTCGAACGATTGATTCAGATTGTTATCCATGAAAATCCTCCTTGTTTTTCATGTAGCGCAATACCTCCGTGCCCTTCTGCCGTAAGCTGTGGCACTTTCTCGGAAACAGGACCATTCAAATAAGAAGAGTTCTGCCACGACACATGATCCAGCGTCCGCGAAAAGACGTACATGGGTTTCCGATCGAGCTTGCGTGCGAAGGCGATCTTGAATGGAGGTCCGTGCAGCCTCCTTATGTCTACAATTTAACATCCAAAAGCAGGCCCGGTTTCTCATGGATTGCTAATGGGCACAGTCCAGGCCATGCCGAATACTACTTTTTTCTCAATCTACAACTTTATTTTCCTAGTCTACTACTTTATTTTCATCTGACAGTTGGCAGTCCGTTTGCTCCGATGGTAAACGGCAGATGCGAAAAGCGGGGCGGCATCGCAGGGTAGGGCTGAACCATGATCTGTAGCTGTTGGCACGGGGAGTTGACCTCTGAACGAAAAGGGAGTAGTGTTTTATAGTACTACTGATAGCCTGTGTAAGAAAGAAGGGAATAGCTTGATTGATGAACTTCGAAAAATCGGCTTGTCTGATCTGGAGGCAAGATGCTATCTGGTGCTCCACGAGGACCCGAAGATATCCGGCTATGAGGTTGCCAAAAAAGTATCGGTTTCCCGCACGAATGTGTATGCGGCCCTGCGCTCGTTGACGGAAAAAGGCATATGCCGGGTAATCGAGAGCGAGCCAATCCTCTATGATGCCGTCCCGATTGAACAGCTGATCCGTTTGTTGAAATCCGATTTCGAGCAAACAACGCGTGTTCTGCAGGAGCAATTGAGTGCTGCTCCAAAGACGCCGCCCTCTTTTTACAGCTGGCAAGGCGACAAAGCGATCGAAACGGCCATTCGGCGATTGGTTGCCAATGCGGACAAAAGCATCGTAGCAGATATTTGGTCAGAAGACGTGCATTGGGTGGAAGAGCCTCTTTTGGAAGCGGAAAAGCGCGGGGTTGCCGTTACGCTAATCTCTATCGGGGAATGTACGACAAGCTTGAAACATGTGTTGATCCACAAAAGAAGCGCAGAATGGAGTACCGTTCGCGCGCGGAAATTTTCGATTTTGTGTGATGCCCAGTCTGCACTGCTCGGCAGCTTTGGAAGAGGCCTCAAACCGACTGTGCTGGAAACAGATCATCCCTCTCTCATCGAGCTCTTGCAAAATGCGTTCTACCATGACCTCGTCATGGAGCAAATGGAGCGGGATTTCGGCCAAGAGCTGGATAAAAAGTACGGGAAAGATTATGAGAGCATTCTTCATCCGTACAAGGAATACTTGTAAACAGTATTCCTTTATTTTGGGAGTTACTACAGTGGTATTTTTGCATGCATCTATGAACCGTAATAGAAACAAGCTCAGCCCGCTGAAGTAGCAGCGGACTGAGCTTGTTTCTCT
Proteins encoded:
- a CDS encoding SRPBCC domain-containing protein translates to MDNNLNQSFEIAITRVFDAPRELVFKAWTELGHFAKWWGPKGVTLEIVKMDARSGGEFLGIQTSPDGNQVMWGKFAYQEVVEPEKVAYIRSFSDEQGNTIRAPFSVSWPLEIMNIITLEDDEGKTVLKLKGCPVNASAEEQDTYKGMAPKLQQDLEATFDKLADYLVSLK
- a CDS encoding helix-turn-helix domain-containing protein; translated protein: MIDELRKIGLSDLEARCYLVLHEDPKISGYEVAKKVSVSRTNVYAALRSLTEKGICRVIESEPILYDAVPIEQLIRLLKSDFEQTTRVLQEQLSAAPKTPPSFYSWQGDKAIETAIRRLVANADKSIVADIWSEDVHWVEEPLLEAEKRGVAVTLISIGECTTSLKHVLIHKRSAEWSTVRARKFSILCDAQSALLGSFGRGLKPTVLETDHPSLIELLQNAFYHDLVMEQMERDFGQELDKKYGKDYESILHPYKEYL
- a CDS encoding amidohydrolase family protein — protein: MTNAFWLTNVRLDAGFETGPDGVDHTVTELAHLLIEDGRIVRIESAANPPSTPLPIQNANGLLALPSFAEMHNHLDKTYAGAAWKSCLPPKKLIDRLQFEEREMPLLTGTTKQRAQAMLSWLLAGGATHVRTHVNIDPFVGLKNLEGVREALESYSDKLTYEIVAFPQQGLLRTKASQLMRQAMREGATLVGGLDPAGIDNELEGSLREMMDIAIEADADVDIHLHDPGTLGFYTIKRILDLTEEAGWKNRMAISHAFALGDVAPEESAEMAERLARNGVQIMTTVPINRPMPPVPILHEKGVRVALGYDGFYDSWSPYGTGDMLEKLNRLVERYRWVDERSLVQSLFFITGGKTTLDKEGNRAWPKVGDEASIVFAEASCSAEAVARRSRRPAVMFKGKIVLGGLEDITHRSFGGGKEIAAT
- a CDS encoding VOC family protein, whose amino-acid sequence is MKLNHLNLTVTDVNAAREFLEKYFELQTRHTRGNSFAVLSDKDGLVLTLMKGTEAEYPKTFHIGFIQESEEQVNAINRRMKEDGFDVGEPQRAHGWTFYVKAPGGFTVEVLC